One stretch of Streptomyces sp. 135 DNA includes these proteins:
- a CDS encoding amino acid adenylation domain-containing protein: MFRAHLPTLAGLFEKHVDSAPARPAIIFDTHEWSYAELDVRANRLAAHLIDRGVRPGAFVGVCTDRRSDMVLATLAALKCGAVCVPLDVSYPAERLAWMAQDAVLDLVVTRQPHDKLLPWDATPVVRLDGDAELIAACAGERPGRQSAAQPACMMYTSGSTGRPKGVLTTQKAVIRLVVDTCYLRLTPEDRVGFGGNLSFDASVLEIWMALLNGACLVAIDREVMISPRHLKEFVQKQRLSTVFVTTSLFNEVIRNEPSAFATVPQLIIGGEAADPGSVRAAREHLPAGGRLLSGYGPTEASTFSAVYDTAALPAEADAVPIGTEIDQTRLYVLDERLEPVPDGTPGELYIGGTGLSYGYWRRPDRTAASFLPDPFAGGGARMYRSGDRATRRPDGVLEFGGRLDGQLKIRGFRIELGEVEEALRAHPAVVAAVATVREDRPGDRRLVGYVVPAEQTADEAADELTDEATGELSYAVREFVRGRLPAQLVPSSLVVLDRIPLTPNGKADRAALPAPSARAAADGARAARTPSRR; encoded by the coding sequence ATGTTTCGGGCTCACCTGCCCACTCTCGCGGGGCTTTTCGAGAAACACGTCGATTCCGCGCCTGCGCGGCCGGCCATCATCTTCGATACGCACGAGTGGAGTTACGCGGAGCTCGACGTCCGCGCGAATCGGCTGGCCGCCCATTTGATCGACCGGGGAGTGCGGCCGGGGGCCTTCGTCGGTGTCTGCACCGACCGGCGGTCCGACATGGTGCTGGCCACGCTGGCCGCGCTCAAGTGCGGCGCGGTCTGTGTACCGTTGGATGTTTCGTACCCGGCCGAGCGGCTCGCCTGGATGGCCCAGGACGCCGTGCTCGACCTCGTCGTCACGCGTCAGCCGCACGACAAGCTGCTGCCCTGGGACGCCACCCCCGTGGTGCGGCTGGACGGCGACGCCGAGCTGATCGCGGCGTGTGCCGGGGAGCGCCCCGGCCGGCAGTCGGCGGCCCAGCCCGCCTGCATGATGTACACCTCCGGCTCCACGGGCCGCCCCAAGGGGGTGCTCACCACCCAGAAGGCCGTCATCAGGCTGGTGGTGGACACCTGCTACCTGCGGCTCACGCCCGAGGACCGGGTCGGCTTCGGCGGCAACCTCTCCTTCGACGCCAGCGTCCTCGAGATCTGGATGGCGCTGCTCAACGGCGCCTGCCTGGTGGCCATCGACCGGGAGGTGATGATCTCCCCGCGCCACCTGAAGGAGTTCGTCCAAAAGCAGCGGCTCAGCACGGTGTTCGTCACCACCTCCCTGTTCAACGAGGTGATCAGGAACGAGCCGAGCGCCTTCGCCACCGTGCCCCAGCTGATCATCGGAGGCGAGGCGGCCGACCCCGGCAGCGTCCGGGCCGCCCGTGAGCACCTGCCGGCCGGCGGGCGCCTGCTCAGCGGCTACGGCCCCACCGAGGCCAGCACCTTCTCCGCCGTCTACGACACGGCCGCGCTGCCCGCCGAGGCGGACGCCGTCCCGATCGGCACCGAGATCGACCAGACGCGGTTGTACGTGCTGGACGAGCGGTTGGAGCCGGTCCCCGACGGCACGCCGGGCGAGCTGTACATCGGCGGTACCGGCCTGAGTTACGGGTACTGGCGCCGGCCCGACCGCACCGCCGCCTCCTTCCTGCCCGACCCCTTCGCGGGTGGCGGGGCACGGATGTACCGCAGCGGGGACCGCGCGACCAGGCGGCCGGACGGAGTCCTGGAGTTCGGCGGGCGGCTGGACGGCCAGCTGAAGATCCGTGGCTTCCGCATCGAGCTCGGCGAGGTCGAGGAGGCGCTGCGGGCGCACCCCGCGGTGGTCGCGGCCGTCGCCACCGTGCGCGAGGACCGACCGGGCGACCGGCGCCTCGTCGGCTATGTGGTGCCGGCCGAGCAGACGGCGGACGAAGCCGCCGATGAACTGACGGACGAAGCCACCGGTGAACTGTCCTATGCCGTACGCGAGTTCGTACGTGGCAGGCTGCCCGCTCAGCTGGTGCCGAGCTCCCTGGTCGTACTGGACCGCATTCCGCTGACGCCGAACGGCAAGGCCGACCGTGCCGCGCTGCCCGCGCCCTCGGCGCGCGCCGCCGCGGACGGCGCGCGGGCGGCGCGGACTCCGTCGAGGAGGTGA
- a CDS encoding XRE family transcriptional regulator, producing MAGETDQVLDAVGPRLRALRKQRGLTLADLSTATGTSESTLSRLESGGRRPTLELLLPLARVYGVPLDDLVGAPRTGDPRIHLRPVHRHGMTYIPLTRRAGGVQAFKMLIPSRPEPALPTPQTHGGYEWVYVLNGRLRLLVGDRDVVLSPGEAAEFDTALPHWLGSADGHAVETLVLFGPQGERAHVRAHPTR from the coding sequence GTGGCGGGCGAGACGGATCAGGTGCTGGACGCGGTCGGGCCCCGCCTGCGCGCCCTGCGGAAGCAGCGCGGGCTGACCCTGGCCGACCTGTCGACGGCGACGGGGACTTCGGAAAGCACGCTGTCCCGGCTGGAGAGCGGCGGGCGACGGCCGACCCTGGAACTGCTGCTGCCGCTGGCACGCGTGTACGGGGTGCCCCTCGACGACCTCGTCGGCGCCCCCCGGACCGGCGACCCGCGCATCCACCTGCGGCCGGTGCACCGCCACGGCATGACGTACATCCCGCTCACGCGCCGGGCCGGCGGGGTACAGGCGTTCAAGATGCTGATCCCGAGCCGCCCGGAACCGGCGCTCCCGACGCCGCAGACACACGGTGGCTACGAATGGGTGTACGTCCTCAACGGACGGCTGCGGCTCCTGGTCGGCGACCGCGACGTCGTCCTGTCGCCCGGCGAGGCCGCGGAGTTCGACACGGCGCTGCCGCACTGGCTCGGCTCGGCCGACGGGCACGCGGTCGAAACGCTCGTCCTGTTCGGCCCGCAGGGCGAGCGGGCACACGTACGCGCGCACCCCACCCGGTAG
- a CDS encoding DHA2 family efflux MFS transporter permease subunit has translation MTSADTSEQVDARLDRPLLVLGALMAAGTFAAALDATIVSLALDSIRSEFNTPIETIQWIITGYLLGIATIIPVTGWAVDRFGARTMWLTAMGLFLAASLLCGIAWSAPSLIVSRVIQGFGGGMIVPIAQAVLARAAGPSRVGRIMALVTIPTQFASVIGPTLGGLLVETTTWRWIFYLNLPICLIAGVLAARLLPPDEPQREARLDLRGLLMLSPGLALLVFGVSRVADGTTAVLVPVAAGAVLLAGYVVHARTTPHPPVIDLRLFSTRWFRTLAAIMLVYGGFFFGAVYLFPLYFQQARGHSALQAGLEVAPQGIGLLLMVFLGGSLADKLGPRPAMLGGLGLLALGTLVYTQLPADPPMWLLLTALAVRGAGVGLCVGPLMAAVFQGGLPKASIPRATTAVNILQRVGGSFGTALFAVVLTSQAGDQHDATPADFSHTFWWVAGLIVLALALTLTLRRGHPAGAAAGDD, from the coding sequence GTGACCAGTGCGGACACTTCCGAGCAGGTCGATGCGCGACTGGACCGGCCGCTGCTGGTGCTGGGCGCTCTCATGGCCGCGGGCACGTTCGCGGCCGCCCTGGACGCGACCATCGTTTCGCTGGCACTGGACAGTATTCGTTCGGAATTCAACACTCCGATTGAGACGATCCAATGGATTATCACCGGCTATCTCCTCGGAATCGCGACAATAATCCCGGTGACCGGCTGGGCTGTCGACCGTTTCGGCGCACGGACCATGTGGCTGACGGCGATGGGGCTTTTTCTCGCCGCCTCACTGCTTTGCGGAATTGCTTGGTCCGCTCCTTCCCTGATCGTTTCCCGCGTGATCCAGGGATTCGGCGGCGGCATGATCGTGCCGATAGCCCAGGCCGTCCTGGCCCGCGCGGCTGGGCCGTCCCGGGTGGGCCGGATCATGGCCCTGGTGACCATTCCCACCCAGTTCGCCTCAGTGATCGGCCCGACCCTGGGCGGCCTGCTGGTGGAGACGACGACCTGGCGCTGGATCTTCTACCTCAACCTGCCCATCTGCCTGATCGCCGGTGTACTGGCGGCCAGGCTCCTGCCGCCCGACGAGCCCCAGCGCGAGGCACGCCTCGACCTCAGGGGCCTGCTGATGCTCTCCCCGGGCCTCGCCCTGCTGGTCTTCGGCGTCTCCCGGGTGGCCGACGGCACGACGGCGGTGCTCGTCCCGGTCGCCGCGGGCGCCGTACTGCTGGCGGGTTACGTGGTGCACGCCCGCACCACCCCGCACCCCCCGGTCATCGACCTGCGGCTCTTCTCCACCCGCTGGTTCCGGACACTGGCCGCGATCATGCTGGTGTACGGAGGCTTCTTCTTCGGCGCGGTCTATCTCTTCCCGCTCTACTTCCAGCAGGCCAGGGGCCATTCGGCGCTCCAGGCCGGCCTTGAGGTGGCGCCCCAGGGCATCGGTCTGCTGCTGATGGTGTTCCTGGGCGGCTCCCTGGCCGACAAGCTGGGCCCCCGGCCGGCCATGCTGGGCGGCCTCGGCCTGCTGGCACTGGGGACGCTCGTGTACACGCAGCTGCCCGCCGACCCGCCGATGTGGCTCCTGCTGACCGCGCTGGCGGTACGCGGCGCGGGCGTGGGCCTGTGCGTCGGCCCGCTGATGGCCGCCGTCTTCCAGGGCGGGTTGCCGAAGGCGTCGATACCGCGGGCCACGACGGCCGTGAACATCCTGCAACGCGTGGGCGGTTCGTTCGGCACGGCCCTGTTCGCCGTGGTGCTGACGAGCCAGGCGGGTGACCAGCATGACGCCACGCCCGCGGACTTCAGCCATACGTTCTGGTGGGTGGCGGGCCTGATCGTCCTGGCCCTGGCGCTCACGCTGACGCTGCGGCGCGGGCATCCGGCCGGGGCGGCGGCGGGGGACGACTGA
- a CDS encoding alpha/beta hydrolase gives MFEGFQETRVEVGEASLFVRYGGDGPPVVLLHGHPRTSATWHRVAPRLVAAGHTVVCPDLRGYGRSRGPRFTADHAGYSKRAVAGDVVAVMRRLGHPRFALAGHDRGGSVALRLVLDHPDAVSRVAFLDCLPLTEHLSRVTAEFATQWWHWFFFAQPDIPERVITADPDSWYRGDPEVMGVENHDEWRRATRDPDVVRAMLEDYRAGLTIDRRHEEADREAGTRVDCPALVLWSLKDDLEDLYGDPLAIWRRWATDVRGHGIDSGHHVAEQAPEALASALADFLR, from the coding sequence GTGTTCGAGGGGTTCCAGGAGACGCGGGTCGAAGTCGGCGAGGCGTCCCTCTTCGTCCGGTACGGCGGAGACGGCCCGCCGGTGGTGCTCCTGCACGGGCATCCCCGTACGTCGGCCACGTGGCACCGGGTCGCGCCACGGCTCGTGGCGGCCGGTCACACGGTCGTCTGCCCGGACCTGCGCGGCTACGGACGCTCCAGAGGGCCGCGGTTCACGGCGGATCACGCGGGCTACTCCAAGCGCGCCGTGGCCGGTGACGTGGTGGCCGTCATGCGCCGCCTCGGGCACCCGCGGTTCGCGCTGGCCGGACACGACCGCGGAGGCAGCGTGGCGCTGCGCCTCGTGCTCGACCACCCCGACGCCGTCTCGCGAGTGGCGTTCCTGGACTGTCTGCCGCTGACGGAGCATCTGTCGCGCGTCACCGCCGAGTTCGCCACGCAGTGGTGGCATTGGTTCTTCTTCGCGCAGCCGGACATCCCCGAACGGGTCATCACCGCCGACCCCGACAGCTGGTACCGCGGCGATCCGGAGGTCATGGGGGTGGAGAACCACGACGAGTGGCGGCGGGCCACCCGCGACCCCGACGTGGTGCGGGCGATGCTCGAGGACTACCGCGCCGGTCTCACCATCGACCGGCGGCACGAGGAAGCCGACCGGGAGGCCGGCACACGCGTCGACTGCCCGGCGCTGGTTCTCTGGTCGCTCAAGGACGACCTGGAGGACCTCTACGGCGATCCCCTCGCGATCTGGCGCCGGTGGGCGACGGACGTCCGCGGGCACGGCATCGACTCCGGGCACCATGTCGCCGAACAGGCACCCGAAGCCCTGGCCTCCGCACTCGCCGACTTCCTTCGGTGA
- a CDS encoding ABC transporter permease, whose translation MSTAAVLRSEWIKIRTLRGTAWSLLAVFLLTAGFAVAANAALGDSEADSADFDALFSVFLGLNLGQIAAISFGTMAMSSEYQGGAIHASLTAVPNRSLFYAAKLANVAGLALVMGLVTTFVSFLGGSAFLGDAALSLGDGDALRALALMALFAAGLTAVLRSGLAVLSILIPFILIVSMILGETSGSLADYLPDRAGQQVLYVDPPSDLAPWAGLGVTALWTGAAVLAGWWSLRRRDA comes from the coding sequence ATGTCCACCGCGGCCGTACTCCGCTCCGAGTGGATCAAGATCAGGACCCTGCGCGGCACCGCGTGGTCGCTGCTGGCCGTCTTCCTGCTCACGGCCGGCTTCGCCGTGGCGGCCAACGCGGCGCTCGGCGACTCCGAGGCGGACAGCGCCGACTTCGACGCGCTCTTCTCCGTCTTCCTCGGTCTCAACCTCGGCCAGATCGCGGCGATCTCCTTCGGCACGATGGCCATGTCGTCCGAGTACCAGGGCGGAGCCATCCACGCGTCGCTGACGGCGGTGCCGAACCGGAGCCTGTTCTACGCGGCGAAGCTCGCGAACGTGGCAGGGCTCGCCCTGGTGATGGGCCTGGTGACGACGTTCGTGTCGTTCCTCGGCGGCAGCGCCTTCCTGGGCGACGCGGCGCTGAGCCTCGGCGACGGGGACGCGCTGCGCGCCCTCGCGCTGATGGCGCTCTTCGCGGCCGGCCTGACGGCGGTGCTGCGCAGCGGCCTCGCCGTGCTCAGCATCCTGATCCCGTTCATCCTCATCGTCTCCATGATCCTGGGCGAGACGTCGGGTTCCCTCGCCGACTACCTCCCCGACCGTGCCGGCCAGCAGGTGCTGTACGTGGACCCGCCGAGCGACCTCGCGCCCTGGGCGGGTCTCGGGGTGACGGCGCTGTGGACGGGCGCGGCGGTGCTTGCGGGGTGGTGGTCCCTGAGACGCAGGGACGCGTGA
- a CDS encoding FG-GAP and VCBS repeat-containing protein — MARGPRTPAPTAVRVAGRPLAYAAAALATVLVASGCGTADRPAEGGGDKEGQHAARSRAERPPAGKPSARPRPGDLNGDGYDDFAAMVAGRSLVVVYGSAAGLDPRLRTVVPQPAAKTGPEETRLFRADLDHDGYTDLVQAPEHRGATVLWGGPRGVGDPQPLAGAPRSPTATGDFDGDGNADLFVPGGATGPEGTVWYGPLKRDGAPARRQDLTNGRWPDSIPARSLAGDFDGDEATDLALWFHGSDPRMEGDGDVTVRGLHYLRGGPRGLTAPERRERPDPGMEGQPGDVDGDGIDDLYGASFLASKKKLSAGYRLSTRSGPESGKRDWVSTGPAPGLTDTTQYGGMGGTALGDVTGDGRTDLVTSATGANDSNGVVWLVPDLLAAETGAVRATSLDSPGVPGSDTPAPARGPTRNHITVVGPLLDTDGDEHLDVVVGAPGFLDTKKRDLDAFWVLRGTGEGLRYQRHFTARELG, encoded by the coding sequence ATGGCCCGCGGACCTCGGACCCCGGCGCCCACGGCGGTGCGCGTCGCCGGGCGTCCGCTGGCGTACGCCGCCGCGGCACTGGCCACCGTACTGGTGGCGTCAGGGTGCGGCACCGCGGATCGTCCGGCCGAAGGCGGCGGCGACAAGGAGGGGCAGCACGCCGCCCGGTCGCGGGCCGAGCGGCCGCCGGCCGGGAAGCCCTCGGCGCGCCCACGCCCCGGTGACCTCAACGGCGACGGCTACGACGACTTCGCGGCGATGGTGGCGGGCCGGAGCCTGGTGGTGGTGTACGGCTCGGCGGCCGGACTGGACCCGCGCCTGCGCACCGTGGTCCCCCAGCCGGCCGCGAAGACGGGGCCGGAGGAGACGCGGCTGTTCCGCGCCGATCTGGACCACGACGGCTACACCGACCTCGTCCAGGCACCCGAGCACCGCGGAGCGACCGTGCTCTGGGGCGGTCCGCGCGGCGTGGGCGATCCGCAGCCGCTCGCCGGGGCGCCGAGAAGCCCGACGGCCACCGGTGACTTCGACGGGGACGGCAACGCCGACCTGTTCGTCCCGGGCGGCGCCACGGGCCCGGAGGGCACGGTCTGGTACGGCCCCCTCAAACGCGACGGCGCGCCCGCCCGCCGCCAGGATCTGACCAACGGCCGTTGGCCGGACTCGATCCCGGCCCGCTCCCTGGCCGGTGACTTCGACGGGGACGAGGCCACCGACCTGGCACTGTGGTTCCACGGGAGCGACCCGCGGATGGAGGGCGACGGCGATGTGACGGTCAGAGGTCTGCACTATCTGCGCGGCGGACCCCGAGGGCTGACGGCGCCCGAGCGCCGGGAGCGGCCGGACCCGGGCATGGAAGGACAGCCGGGCGACGTGGACGGCGACGGCATCGACGACCTGTACGGGGCGAGCTTCCTCGCGTCAAAGAAGAAGCTGAGCGCCGGATACCGGCTCAGCACCCGCTCCGGACCCGAGAGCGGCAAGCGGGACTGGGTGAGCACCGGCCCCGCGCCGGGACTGACCGACACGACGCAGTACGGCGGCATGGGCGGCACCGCCCTCGGCGACGTCACCGGCGACGGCAGGACCGATCTGGTCACTTCGGCGACCGGCGCCAACGACAGCAACGGCGTCGTCTGGCTGGTCCCCGACCTGCTCGCGGCGGAAACCGGGGCCGTGCGCGCGACCAGCCTGGACAGCCCGGGCGTTCCGGGCAGCGACACCCCCGCCCCCGCCCGGGGCCCGACCCGCAACCACATCACCGTCGTCGGCCCACTCCTGGACACCGACGGGGACGAGCACCTGGACGTGGTGGTCGGCGCCCCCGGCTTCCTGGACACGAAGAAGCGGGACCTGGACGCCTTCTGGGTGCTGCGCGGCACGGGGGAGGGGCTGCGGTACCAACGCCACTTCACGGCCCGGGAATTGGGCTGA